The segment CCTCGGCCGCGAAAGGCCTACCGCCCGGACCCGCCCGGACCGCCTGACCGGAAACGGTACGGCCGCCGGATCGCCCGCGGGTATGCCGCTCCCAGATCGCCCACGTTCGTCACACCGGCCGCTTCGACCTTGAGGTACCCCTCGACCGCTATACCGCCAGGCCCGACGGCCGCCTGCGGGCGGTGGGCAGGAGGGACGGGTGCTGGACGAAGTGATCAACCCCGGGAAGGTCCGTGCCGGGAGGCACGATTTTGTCGATGGCGTCGAGCACGTCGTTGTCGAGGTCGACATCGGCTGCGTCGAGCGCGTCCTCGAGGTGCTTCATCGTCCTCGGCCCGATGATCGTCGAGGTGATCGCGGGATGGCTGGCGACGAACGCCATGGCCAGCTCGGTCAGGGTGAGGCCGGCCTGGTCGGCGACGGTGCGCAGGGCATCCACAGCGTCGAACCGGGCCGGGTCGGCGCGCTCGGCGGCCGAGCTGACCGTGCCCTGCATGAAGGGGCTGGTCGGGTCGTACCGCGAGCCGTTCGCGGGCTCCTGGCCGCGCTGGTACTTGCCGGTCAGCCAGCCGCCGGCGAGCGGGCTCCACGGGATGACCGCCATGCGGTGCCGCTGGCAGGCGGGCAGCACCGAACGCTCGATCGACCGCGCGAAGATCGAGTACTGCGGCTGTTCGCAGACGAACCGTTCGCTGTTGCGGCGGGCGGCCGCCCACTGGGCCTCGACGATCCAGTCGGCGGGAAACGACGACGAGCCCAGGTAAAGGACCTTGCCCTGGCGCACGAGGTCGGTCAGCGCACCCAGGGTCTCCTCGAGATCGGTGGTCCAGTCGAGCTTGTGGATCTGGAAGAGGTCGATGCGGTCGGTGCCCAGCCGACGCAGACTGCCCTCGACGGCCTGCGTGATCCATCGCCGCGACGATCCCCGCTGGAGCC is part of the Parafrankia irregularis genome and harbors:
- a CDS encoding aldo/keto reductase; translation: MRYRRFGTTGVEVSSQCLGTMNFGRLGNVDPDESVRVISRALDAGINFIDTADVYSGGQAEQIVGQAVAGRRDDVVLATKCYFPMGGRLQRGSSRRWITQAVEGSLRRLGTDRIDLFQIHKLDWTTDLEETLGALTDLVRQGKVLYLGSSSFPADWIVEAQWAAARRNSERFVCEQPQYSIFARSIERSVLPACQRHRMAVIPWSPLAGGWLTGKYQRGQEPANGSRYDPTSPFMQGTVSSAAERADPARFDAVDALRTVADQAGLTLTELAMAFVASHPAITSTIIGPRTMKHLEDALDAADVDLDNDVLDAIDKIVPPGTDLPGVDHFVQHPSLLPTARRRPSGLAV